From the genome of Desulfuribacillus stibiiarsenatis, one region includes:
- a CDS encoding RelA/SpoT family protein has protein sequence MNIQALLVKIKDYPQQDIERITSAYEEAARAHEGQKRISGEDYIIHPLSVAIITAELKLDAVTIMAALLHDVVEDTPVTTEEIEKKFGKDVAMLVDGVTKLSKIKYQTKEEQQAENLRKMFMAMAKDIRVLLIKLADRLNNIRTLKPLPPEKQKRIAQETLEIFAPLAHRLGISTVKWELEDIAFRYIEPSQYYRIVNLMTQKRRDREQFIDQINLELRTRLDQMEISADISGRPKHIYSIHRKMVSQNKRFDEIYDLLAVRVIVENIKDCYAVLGVVHTIWKPMPGRFKDYIAMPKVNMYQSLHTTVIGPQGKPFEIQIRTLDMHQTAELGIAAHWAYKENKKIHNNNYEQKLGWFKEILDWQHDVGDANEFVENIKYDLYAEDVFVFTPKGDVFELPAGSVPIDFAYRVHTDVGNSTVGAKINGRIVTLDYRLKTGDIIEILTSKQSFGPSRDWLKIAQSSQAKAKIRNWFKKQKRDENIQKGREMLEKELRKLNFEPGDFLGHQQLQEMIKKFNFSHESDLYAAIGYNGISAHQIAMRLTEKQRHDQARDNHLTALLEAKPVLKHKKKQPLGVRVKGVDNLLVRFSKCCSPVPGDDIVGYITKGRGVSVHRLDCPNVQNEENAQRLIPVEWESDVETSYTVELEITGLDRPLLLNEVMQAVSETKTDINAASGKGDRNKRAIILLTISIRNVEHLRTIVERIKRVRDIYTVRRVMQ, from the coding sequence ATGAACATACAAGCATTACTAGTAAAAATTAAAGATTACCCTCAACAGGATATTGAGCGCATAACGTCCGCATATGAAGAAGCGGCTAGAGCTCATGAAGGTCAGAAACGTATTTCTGGCGAGGATTATATTATCCACCCATTATCAGTCGCGATCATTACTGCAGAATTAAAGCTCGATGCAGTAACAATTATGGCGGCTCTTTTGCATGACGTTGTAGAAGACACACCAGTCACAACCGAAGAAATCGAAAAAAAGTTTGGCAAAGATGTGGCCATGTTAGTCGATGGTGTCACGAAACTCTCGAAGATCAAATATCAGACAAAAGAAGAGCAGCAAGCCGAAAACTTGCGCAAAATGTTTATGGCAATGGCTAAAGATATTCGCGTGTTATTAATTAAATTAGCAGACCGCTTAAATAATATACGTACATTAAAACCACTTCCTCCAGAAAAGCAAAAGAGAATTGCACAAGAGACATTAGAGATTTTCGCTCCTCTTGCTCATCGTCTAGGGATATCTACTGTTAAATGGGAATTGGAAGATATTGCGTTCCGATACATTGAACCGTCACAATATTATCGTATAGTCAATTTAATGACACAGAAGCGTAGAGACCGTGAACAATTTATCGATCAGATTAATCTGGAATTAAGAACACGATTAGACCAAATGGAAATATCAGCAGATATCTCTGGAAGACCGAAACACATCTATAGTATTCATCGGAAAATGGTATCGCAGAATAAGCGATTTGATGAGATATATGACCTATTAGCAGTTCGTGTTATTGTGGAGAACATTAAAGATTGCTATGCAGTCTTAGGTGTTGTGCATACCATATGGAAACCGATGCCAGGTCGTTTTAAGGATTACATTGCGATGCCAAAGGTTAATATGTATCAGTCGTTGCATACAACTGTCATAGGTCCTCAAGGTAAGCCGTTTGAGATTCAAATTAGAACTTTAGACATGCATCAAACAGCGGAGCTCGGAATTGCTGCGCACTGGGCGTACAAAGAGAATAAGAAAATTCATAATAATAACTATGAACAAAAGCTTGGCTGGTTTAAAGAGATTCTCGATTGGCAACATGATGTAGGAGATGCCAATGAATTTGTTGAAAACATCAAATATGATTTATACGCAGAAGACGTATTCGTATTTACACCGAAAGGCGATGTTTTCGAATTACCAGCTGGATCTGTGCCAATCGACTTTGCTTATAGGGTTCATACGGACGTTGGGAATTCAACGGTAGGGGCAAAAATAAATGGTCGAATTGTCACATTAGACTACCGTTTGAAAACTGGTGACATTATTGAAATCTTAACATCGAAGCAAAGTTTTGGACCAAGCCGAGATTGGTTGAAAATCGCTCAATCCAGTCAAGCAAAAGCGAAAATTAGAAACTGGTTTAAGAAGCAAAAACGTGATGAGAATATTCAAAAAGGTCGAGAAATGCTCGAAAAAGAGCTGCGCAAGTTAAACTTTGAACCTGGAGATTTTCTCGGACATCAGCAATTGCAGGAAATGATCAAGAAGTTTAATTTCTCTCATGAAAGCGATTTATATGCGGCAATTGGTTACAATGGCATTAGTGCGCACCAAATTGCAATGCGATTAACAGAAAAGCAACGTCATGACCAAGCTAGAGATAATCATCTAACGGCTCTTTTAGAAGCGAAACCTGTCTTAAAGCACAAAAAGAAACAGCCTTTAGGTGTAAGGGTAAAGGGAGTAGATAATTTACTTGTTCGTTTTTCTAAATGCTGTAGCCCTGTTCCAGGTGATGATATTGTTGGATATATAACAAAAGGGCGAGGTGTCTCTGTCCATCGCTTAGACTGTCCAAATGTACAGAATGAAGAAAACGCCCAACGTTTAATTCCTGTAGAATGGGAAAGTGATGTAGAGACCTCCTATACAGTTGAACTAGAAATTACTGGGCTAGATCGTCCACTACTTTTAAATGAGGTTATGCAGGCCGTATCAGAAACAAAAACAGACATTAACGCAGCCTCAGGTAAAGGGGACAGAAATAAGCGAGCCATTATATTACTCACAATCTCTATACGTAACGTAGAACATTTACGTACGATTGTAGAGCGTATCAAAAGGGTACGTGATATTTACACAGTACGTAGGGTAATGCAATAA
- a CDS encoding methyl-accepting chemotaxis protein, with amino-acid sequence MNLFSSIRGKLGIMVFIPIILFILFSALYTIPKSKEDMFQEKQLQTKNMVEIGVSLLNHYYEMQTAGELTKEEAQAKAIEAIRAVRYGVGQQDYFWINDFQPYIIMHPFRPDLEGTDVSGIKDKEGLLLFVEFAKVAKTQGAGYVPYYWQYYSDKDRVEPKLSYVSTFEPWQWVIGTGVYTTDVNETAAARRNTSLLFVIAITIFSSLLTFFYSNKALIQPLETVKSLGTLMSQGDFTAEIPSKLLNRKDEIGKLGQVFLLIKTNLTEVLLKVQQSSEQVANASNELSASAEETTQATNNMSIAIQSVADGTENQVVSSQETSKAMEEMAIGVGRVAETSSNIADAAKGMLAQSNHGKSSVLQAIEKIGDIQKDSQSTASIISTLHKDSEKISDFIKIIEDISGQTNLLALNAAIEAARAGEAGRGFAVVADEIRKLADQTSNSTKEIYSLVGTIQVNTNQAVSSIKNSETTVNHGIEAIANVEKLFSTIMQSVQSITTEIQDLASVAEQMSAGSEEVSASTAELTTIAQNSGASIQNIAAVSEEQLAAMEEISSSAQMLLDMSEDLKGLISRFKV; translated from the coding sequence ATGAACTTGTTTAGTAGTATTCGAGGGAAGTTAGGAATCATGGTATTTATTCCAATTATTTTGTTTATTCTTTTTAGTGCACTGTACACGATTCCTAAAAGCAAAGAAGACATGTTTCAAGAAAAGCAATTACAAACTAAGAATATGGTAGAAATTGGAGTTTCATTACTGAACCATTATTATGAAATGCAGACTGCTGGTGAGTTAACAAAGGAAGAAGCTCAAGCAAAGGCAATCGAAGCGATTCGTGCAGTACGTTATGGTGTAGGGCAACAGGATTATTTCTGGATTAATGATTTCCAACCGTATATCATCATGCATCCATTTAGACCTGACTTAGAAGGAACGGATGTGTCGGGTATTAAAGATAAAGAAGGATTATTGTTATTTGTGGAATTTGCGAAAGTAGCGAAAACCCAAGGCGCTGGATACGTTCCGTATTATTGGCAATATTATAGCGACAAAGATAGGGTAGAACCAAAGTTATCGTATGTTTCAACGTTTGAACCTTGGCAATGGGTTATTGGTACAGGTGTATATACGACTGATGTCAATGAAACGGCTGCCGCTCGAAGAAACACTAGTTTGTTATTTGTCATCGCAATCACAATATTTAGTAGTCTTCTGACATTCTTTTATTCGAATAAAGCGTTAATTCAGCCGCTAGAAACAGTTAAGTCACTTGGTACTTTAATGTCTCAAGGAGATTTCACGGCTGAGATACCATCAAAGCTATTAAATCGTAAAGATGAAATCGGTAAATTAGGGCAAGTGTTCTTGCTTATTAAGACTAACTTAACAGAAGTGCTTCTTAAGGTTCAGCAAAGCTCAGAACAAGTGGCCAATGCATCCAATGAACTTTCGGCAAGCGCAGAAGAAACTACACAAGCTACTAATAATATGTCGATTGCTATCCAATCAGTTGCTGATGGGACTGAAAATCAAGTGGTGAGTTCACAAGAAACCTCTAAGGCAATGGAGGAAATGGCGATTGGTGTAGGTCGAGTAGCAGAGACGTCATCAAACATTGCAGATGCTGCTAAGGGTATGCTTGCTCAATCCAATCATGGAAAGTCGTCTGTTTTACAAGCCATTGAAAAAATAGGTGACATTCAAAAAGATTCGCAATCGACTGCTTCAATTATCTCGACATTACACAAAGATTCAGAGAAAATCAGTGATTTTATTAAGATTATTGAAGATATCTCGGGGCAAACGAATCTATTAGCACTGAATGCTGCAATAGAAGCTGCCCGTGCTGGAGAAGCTGGAAGAGGGTTTGCTGTAGTTGCCGATGAAATTCGCAAGCTGGCGGATCAGACTTCTAATTCGACAAAAGAAATCTACAGCTTAGTTGGTACGATTCAAGTAAACACGAATCAAGCAGTATCATCAATTAAGAATAGTGAAACAACAGTCAATCATGGAATTGAAGCGATAGCGAATGTAGAAAAGCTATTTAGCACCATTATGCAATCTGTCCAAAGTATAACGACAGAGATTCAAGATCTTGCCTCTGTAGCTGAGCAGATGTCGGCTGGTTCTGAAGAGGTTAGTGCTTCAACTGCAGAGCTTACTACGATAGCACAAAATTCGGGAGCGAGCATACAAAATATTGCCGCTGTATCGGAAGAACAACTTGCAGCGATGGAAGAAATTTCTAGCTCTGCACAAATGCTTCTAGATATGTCCGAGGATTTAAAAGGCTTAATTTCACGTTTTAAAGTGTAA
- the hemZ gene encoding coproporphyrinogen dehydrogenase HemZ: MISEIFLNAEASIAQLQIERLYHAVYGCKPTFIEDSYNHACVIKIEHCDERLACRLTHPLITVVTSFPSTEYTIQQVVAHTFVKAIEDCRINELPWGILTGIRPLKLYRALVEKVGLRLAEEKLRDFYFVKDNKIQLLRTIYEVQAKVLNFNTSDIVCLYIGIPYCPSRCTYCTFPGYIAKSDAEIASFFHAMMEELQFTMDWLRNHNKKIRSVYIGGGTPTVLSLHQLEVLLQKLQSQLHDQCIEFTIEAGRADTITADTLKLIKKYGVHRISINPQSFHDKTLREIGRNHSVEEVLQVYSMAKIGINQINMDLILGLPNETLEDVKATFKVIDQLRPESLTIHTLALKTKSKLLETTDSKQFKKNAIAQEMLAYAQGWAKEQSYIPYYIYRQKNIASNLENIGYALENQHSIYNILIMEELTSIVGVGCGAVSKLIDATTGEIVRVANPVNPDYYVKNIKEIMTNKVTKMAKILTKC, encoded by the coding sequence ATGATTTCTGAGATCTTTCTAAATGCAGAAGCCTCAATCGCACAATTACAAATTGAACGTTTATACCACGCAGTATATGGATGCAAACCAACATTTATAGAAGACTCTTATAATCATGCATGTGTTATAAAAATAGAACACTGCGATGAGCGATTAGCATGTCGGTTAACGCATCCTTTAATAACGGTCGTCACGTCTTTTCCAAGTACGGAGTATACAATTCAACAAGTAGTAGCACATACTTTCGTGAAAGCTATTGAAGATTGTCGTATTAACGAATTACCCTGGGGTATATTGACGGGAATTCGCCCTTTAAAATTATATCGTGCTTTAGTTGAGAAAGTGGGATTACGGTTAGCTGAGGAAAAGCTAAGAGATTTCTATTTCGTGAAAGACAACAAAATTCAATTACTTCGAACGATTTATGAGGTACAAGCAAAGGTACTAAATTTCAATACGTCTGATATTGTATGCTTATATATAGGGATTCCCTATTGTCCTTCAAGATGTACATATTGTACCTTCCCAGGATATATCGCAAAATCAGACGCTGAGATTGCTAGCTTCTTTCATGCGATGATGGAAGAGCTACAATTTACTATGGACTGGTTACGCAATCATAACAAGAAAATCCGTTCTGTATATATTGGCGGAGGCACACCAACGGTACTATCTTTACATCAATTAGAGGTATTACTACAAAAATTACAGAGTCAATTACATGATCAATGTATTGAATTTACAATAGAAGCTGGCAGAGCTGACACGATTACAGCAGATACATTAAAGCTTATAAAAAAGTATGGAGTGCATCGAATCAGTATCAATCCTCAGAGCTTTCACGATAAGACTCTTCGAGAAATTGGCCGTAATCATAGTGTAGAAGAAGTACTGCAGGTCTATTCTATGGCTAAAATCGGCATTAATCAAATTAACATGGATTTGATTCTTGGACTTCCGAATGAAACTTTAGAAGACGTGAAAGCAACTTTTAAGGTAATTGATCAGTTGCGTCCTGAATCATTGACAATTCACACCTTAGCACTAAAAACCAAATCTAAATTACTAGAAACGACTGATTCAAAGCAATTCAAGAAAAATGCAATTGCTCAAGAAATGTTAGCATATGCACAAGGATGGGCAAAAGAACAATCATACATACCGTACTATATCTATCGTCAAAAAAATATTGCGTCTAACCTTGAAAATATAGGGTATGCCCTCGAAAATCAGCATTCTATTTATAATATATTAATTATGGAGGAACTTACTTCTATAGTAGGTGTTGGCTGTGGAGCGGTAAGCAAATTAATCGACGCGACTACTGGAGAAATCGTTCGTGTCGCAAATCCAGTGAATCCTGATTACTATGTAAAAAATATTAAAGAAATTATGACAAATAAGGTAACCAAAATGGCTAAAATATTGACAAAGTGTTAA
- a CDS encoding MBL fold metallo-hydrolase — MVWNIRTLPMGPVEANCYVIYDEQSKNGFIVDPGSLDIHDILEIIESEQLQIQYILLTHGHFDHILGIDELRKVINAPVCIHKDDQIKLINAKENLSTFMGSGYEFNAAERVLEDREMLPIANMNIVVYHTPGHTSGGVCYHLGNYLFSGDTLFAGSVGRTDFPGGSMDQLIDGIRKQLLVLPDDTVVYPGHNEDTTIGWEKINNPFLR, encoded by the coding sequence ATGGTTTGGAATATTCGAACACTGCCGATGGGGCCCGTGGAAGCAAATTGTTATGTTATATATGACGAGCAATCAAAGAATGGATTTATCGTAGACCCTGGTAGTCTTGATATTCATGACATATTGGAAATCATCGAGAGTGAACAGCTGCAAATCCAATATATCCTATTAACACATGGACATTTTGATCATATTTTGGGAATTGATGAATTGCGTAAGGTAATCAATGCGCCAGTGTGTATTCACAAAGATGATCAGATAAAACTCATAAATGCAAAAGAGAACCTCTCTACCTTCATGGGTAGTGGGTATGAATTTAATGCTGCGGAGCGTGTACTAGAAGATCGAGAAATGCTTCCAATCGCGAATATGAATATTGTTGTTTACCATACTCCAGGCCATACGTCAGGAGGAGTATGTTATCACTTGGGAAATTACTTATTTTCTGGAGATACTCTGTTTGCTGGCTCGGTAGGAAGAACTGATTTTCCAGGTGGCTCTATGGATCAACTGATTGATGGAATCCGTAAGCAATTATTAGTTTTACCTGACGATACTGTTGTATATCCAGGTCATAATGAAGATACAACGATAGGTTGGGAAAAAATAAACAATCCGTTTTTAAGATAA
- a CDS encoding adenine phosphoribosyltransferase yields MDLKECIRLIPNYPKEGILFKDITPLLKNSDALQYTIKQMVKFCENKQPDIVVGPESRGFIFGTPLAYELGAGFVPVRKPGKLPAEVERVEYELEYGTDALEIHKDSIMPGQKVVICDDLLATGGTVQSAIQLIEKLGGEVVGICFLIELTFLNGADKLKGYDVQSLIKY; encoded by the coding sequence ATGGATCTAAAAGAATGTATTCGACTGATTCCAAACTACCCAAAGGAAGGTATCCTTTTTAAGGACATTACCCCATTGTTGAAAAATAGTGATGCGTTACAGTATACAATAAAACAAATGGTGAAATTCTGTGAAAATAAACAGCCAGATATCGTTGTCGGACCAGAATCAAGAGGGTTTATTTTTGGAACACCATTAGCGTACGAATTAGGTGCAGGTTTTGTACCAGTAAGAAAGCCAGGGAAGCTACCAGCTGAAGTGGAAAGAGTAGAGTATGAGTTAGAATACGGGACAGATGCCCTAGAAATCCATAAAGACTCGATTATGCCAGGGCAAAAAGTAGTCATCTGCGACGATTTATTAGCAACTGGAGGGACTGTACAATCAGCGATTCAACTAATTGAAAAGCTTGGTGGTGAAGTCGTCGGTATTTGCTTCTTAATTGAATTGACATTTCTAAATGGTGCGGATAAATTAAAAGGATATGATGTCCAAAGTTTAATCAAATACTAG
- a CDS encoding SH3 domain-containing protein yields the protein MNAHRLRSIIMIIVLVTFIVSIFGIAYANTKQIIIEVNALNVRSGPGTQFQIIDSVKKGEQFSVLEDKDRWYKIQLHNNQLGWVASWLVSEQTIQSNQLVKVQVVEAVSNGINVRTGPSLSFPVVTSIKKQEFYPILENNGEWIQIQLNPQTVGWVASWVVVTSHQEVKPSQAASADVSRSVAITANILNLRSGPNTSSTILDKLTKGQVVNLLKIQDGWYQVKTNQHTGWIASEYAQQTDTNSNTSSEQQKENPPVNDSTTAPPDGQTSQPGSPESSPISQAPHVVIPKTGINIRSGPGTSYNILMSVNQGDTFTIINTHGDWFEIALADSKKGFVAGWVVQAVGIDNVENNRSIAGLLKGKTIVIDPGHGGIDVGAIGSHFKTLEKELCLSTSLLLESKLKAAGSNVIMTRNTDIFLSLPQRVALSTKHKADAFISVHYNTNHSSSVNGTIVYHYNAKGNDVKLAKLVQQEIVQKNGLKDLGARQGNFYVLRENPQLSILVEAAFLSNYNDELVSRNRTFQDKVAEGIFQGVLKYFNE from the coding sequence ATGAATGCACATCGCTTAAGGTCAATTATAATGATTATTGTCCTTGTAACGTTTATTGTTTCAATATTTGGAATTGCTTATGCGAATACCAAACAAATTATTATAGAAGTCAATGCACTAAATGTAAGATCAGGTCCAGGTACACAGTTTCAAATTATCGATAGCGTAAAAAAAGGTGAGCAATTTTCGGTTTTAGAAGATAAAGATCGCTGGTATAAAATTCAATTACATAATAACCAACTCGGCTGGGTTGCTAGTTGGTTAGTTAGTGAGCAAACCATACAATCGAACCAACTTGTCAAAGTTCAGGTAGTAGAAGCTGTGTCCAACGGAATTAACGTTCGGACCGGACCTAGCTTATCGTTCCCTGTCGTAACGTCGATTAAAAAACAGGAGTTCTATCCTATTCTTGAGAATAACGGAGAATGGATTCAGATCCAGTTAAACCCACAGACAGTTGGTTGGGTAGCCTCTTGGGTAGTTGTAACATCACACCAAGAAGTAAAGCCATCCCAGGCTGCATCAGCAGATGTAAGTCGTTCAGTAGCGATCACTGCTAATATCCTGAACTTGCGTTCAGGACCGAACACTTCTTCGACGATTTTAGATAAATTGACAAAAGGACAAGTTGTGAATTTATTGAAAATTCAAGATGGATGGTATCAAGTAAAAACAAACCAACACACAGGATGGATTGCTTCTGAATATGCACAACAAACAGATACCAACTCTAATACGAGTTCTGAGCAACAAAAAGAGAATCCACCGGTAAACGATAGTACTACTGCTCCACCAGATGGGCAGACGAGTCAACCTGGTTCTCCAGAATCAAGTCCTATTAGCCAAGCTCCTCATGTTGTCATCCCGAAAACAGGGATAAACATCCGTAGTGGTCCAGGAACTAGCTACAACATTCTAATGAGCGTTAATCAGGGAGATACATTTACTATTATCAATACTCACGGGGATTGGTTCGAGATTGCGTTGGCAGATTCTAAGAAAGGTTTTGTGGCCGGATGGGTAGTCCAAGCTGTAGGTATCGATAATGTGGAAAACAACCGCTCTATAGCAGGATTGCTAAAAGGTAAAACGATCGTAATCGACCCAGGCCATGGTGGCATAGATGTAGGGGCTATTGGTTCACATTTTAAGACTTTAGAAAAGGAATTATGTTTGTCCACCTCTTTATTATTAGAAAGTAAGTTAAAGGCCGCTGGTTCGAATGTGATTATGACGAGAAACACAGATATATTTCTAAGCCTTCCTCAACGGGTTGCACTATCAACGAAACATAAGGCAGATGCATTTATAAGCGTCCATTATAATACGAACCATAGCTCTTCAGTGAACGGCACGATAGTGTATCACTATAATGCTAAAGGGAATGACGTGAAACTAGCGAAATTGGTTCAACAGGAAATTGTCCAAAAAAATGGCCTTAAGGATTTAGGCGCTAGACAAGGGAATTTCTACGTATTACGAGAAAATCCACAGCTATCAATTCTAGTGGAAGCTGCGTTTCTTAGTAATTATAATGATGAGTTAGTATCTAGAAATCGCACGTTTCAGGATAAAGTAGCGGAAGGAATTTTTCAAGGTGTCCTGAAATACTTTAATGAGTAA